DNA from Streptomyces sp. NBC_01260:
GTGGCGTCACCCGCGGCCGCGGCGGCGGCCACATCGACGGCGGTGAGTTTCCCGGACGCCGCCAGCCGGGCCGCGAGCTCCGTGGACTGTCCGGCACGGGCCGCGTCCTCGGCGTCGCGGGCCAGTGCGGCGCCGCTGAAGTGGGCTTCCAGGCAGCCCCGGTTGCCACAGGCACAGGGGCGCCCGTCCGGTTCGACCTGGATGTGGCCGATGTCGCCCGCACTGCCCGTCGTACCGCGGTGGACCTCTCCGCCGACGACGATGCCGCAGCCGATACCGGTGCCGATCTTGACGCAGAGGAAGTCGCCCACGGAGCGGGCGACGCCCGCGTGCTGCTCCCCCATCGCCATCAGGTTCACATCGTTGTCGACCATCACGGGGCAGCCCAGCTCCTGGCTGAGCGCCTCGCGGACCGGGAAGCCGTCCCAGCCGGGCATGATCGGCGGTGCGACCGGAATCCCCTCGGGGAAGCGGACCGGTCCCGGTACGCCGATGCCCGCGCCGTCGAACCCTTCGGCGAGCCCGGAGGCCCGGAGCTTGGCCGCCATGGACAGCACCTGCTCGAAGATGGCGACGGGGCCCTCGCGTACGTCCATGGGGTGGTTGAGGTGGCCCAGGACCTCCAGCTCCGCGTTGGTGACCGCCACATCGACCGAGGTGGCGCCGATGTCGACACCGAGGAAGCGCAGTGCCGGGGCGAGCCGGATGTTGTGCGAGCGACGCCCGCCGCGGGATGCGGCGAGTCCGTCGGCCACGACAAGGCCGGTCTCCAGCAGTCTGTCCACCTCGACGGCGAGCTTGGAGCGGGAGAGATCGACCTGATCCCCCAGCTGTGCCCGCGAGTTGGGCCCGCCGTCGCGCAACAGTCGGAGCAGTCGCGCCTGATGCGCATTCGCGGGTCGTGCCGTCATACGTCTCACGCGCCCCTCCCCGCCACATCGGCCTGTCCGTCGGGCTTTGGAGGGGAACGTAGCAGCGCCCGCCCGGAGTGGGAAGAAGTTGCGCAGGAATCCACCACAACTTTCTCCACCCTGAGGACAAAGGGGTGCGGCGTCGGCCCCGGAGGGAGTCGGCGCCCGCCGTCGGCGGCGGGCGCGACAATG
Protein-coding regions in this window:
- a CDS encoding ROK family transcriptional regulator, with translation MTARPANAHQARLLRLLRDGGPNSRAQLGDQVDLSRSKLAVEVDRLLETGLVVADGLAASRGGRRSHNIRLAPALRFLGVDIGATSVDVAVTNAELEVLGHLNHPMDVREGPVAIFEQVLSMAAKLRASGLAEGFDGAGIGVPGPVRFPEGIPVAPPIMPGWDGFPVREALSQELGCPVMVDNDVNLMAMGEQHAGVARSVGDFLCVKIGTGIGCGIVVGGEVHRGTTGSAGDIGHIQVEPDGRPCACGNRGCLEAHFSGAALARDAEDAARAGQSTELAARLAASGKLTAVDVAAAAAAGDATSLDLIREGGNRVGQVIAGLVSFFNPGLVVIGGGVTGLGHTLLASVRTQVYRQSLPLATGNLPIVLGELGPAAGVIGAARLISDHLFSPA